DNA from Gephyromycinifex aptenodytis:
CGGGGCGACGCCTGCGGCTGCGCAACCGCAGCGCTGCACCCGGCCGCGGCTCTGTCAGAGGACGGCTCGGATGCCTGCACGACATGCGAACCAGGGTGCGCCTGCTGCTGAGACCCGCCCTAGGCGCTGGATACCTCACCGTGAGGGCAGGGGCCTGCCAGCCGAGGGTGAAATCCAGGACGCCCCCCGGATGAGACGCGGCTCGCCAAACCCCCGCCTCACCCGGCAGTGACGAACCGGCGAATCTCCTGGGCGACCAGATCAGGATCGGTGGTGAGAACGTAATGGCCGGAGTTGAGGGCGAGCACATATCGCCCGCCCGGCGAGGACGACGCCCGGGCCGCGTGCGCAGCATTCACCGCCGCGCGTAGCCGCGCGTTCATACCGTCGCCGGTGCGCCTGCCCGAGATGATCGAGACCGGGATCTGCCCGAGCTCCGGCGGGTCATCGACCCACGCCGCCAACTCGTCGAGGAACGTGCGGGCTTGAGCGGCATGGGTATCCACCATGGCTGGAGTGAACCCCTCGCGCTGTAGGTCCTCGCGAACGTCAGCGGCGGGCATCGCCTCGACCAGCCACCCGTAACTGCGCTGCAGCCTGCCCGTTCGGGCCAGGACCCGGGTGATCGAGATCGAGATCTGCTCGGCGGCGCGGAACGCAGGGCTGAAGAGCGCACCGACCCCCTCGTCGGCGGGGTCGAGCAGAACCAGACCGATCACCTGGTCGGGGCGCAGGGACGCTGCCAACCGCACGATGGGCCCGCCTGCGCTGTGCCCGACCAGGACGAACGGGCCCGGCCCGTAATGGTCGAGCACGTCATGCAGATCTTGTGCCATCCGGTTCAGCGTGCGTCCAGCCGGGTCCGCCGGTGACTTGCCGAGCCCTGCTCGGTCGTACACCACTGCACGCGCGAACTGCGCCACCCTGGTCTGCACCAACGACCAGGGAGAACGACTGGCGGCCGCCCCCGCCTCGAAGACGACGGTGACCGCCGCGTCCTGGGGACCGTCGAGGACTTGGCTGTACAGTCGCCGCCCGTCCCTGGTCGGCACCCATACGGCTCGGCCCTGGGTGTGCTCTGTCATCGCTTTGCCTTCCGTGGTCAGCCCAGACCTCGCCTGCGCTGTCGGCGGGACTCGAAGCGGTCGAGATCAGCGCTGAGGTGACCCGCCGAACAGGTCCATCCTGGCGATCCGGTCGAACGCTTCGTCGATTTTCTCCACGCCCACCGTCATGGCCAGGCGCAGATAGCCCTCGCAACCGGCACCGAAGGCGGGACCGGGAATGGTCAACACGTGTGCCTCGTCGAAGAGTCTTTCCGCCACCTGGTCGCTGCTCAACCCGGTCGCGGTGATGTTCACCCATAGATAGATGCTGCCCTTGGGCTCGATCGCCGACATGCCCGGCATGTCGCACACCCGTTGATAGGCGTGCATCAGGCGTTCGCGGTACAACGCCCGCATCGGCGGTTGGATCTGCTCGCGTAGCCGAAGCGCGTGCAAAGCCGCCCGCTGGGAGATCGACGGAGCCGTGAAGACGTTGTTCTCGTTCACGTCCTTCATCGCCATGGTCACTGCGGGGGGCGCCAGCACATACCCGATCCGCCACCCCGTCATGGCGAAGTCCTTGCTGAACGAGCCGATGGTGATCGTCCGCTCGCTCATCCCCGGCAGCATCGCGAACGGCTCGAATTCCTCGCCGTAACTGAACAGGGTGTAGATCTCGTCGGCGATCACGATCAGATCGTGTTCTGCAGCGATCCGCGCCACCGCTTCCTTGGTCGCCCGTGACAGGCACGATCCGGTCGGGTTGGCGGGGGTGTTGAGGATGATCGCCCGGGTG
Protein-coding regions in this window:
- a CDS encoding alpha/beta fold hydrolase, which gives rise to MTEHTQGRAVWVPTRDGRRLYSQVLDGPQDAAVTVVFEAGAAASRSPWSLVQTRVAQFARAVVYDRAGLGKSPADPAGRTLNRMAQDLHDVLDHYGPGPFVLVGHSAGGPIVRLAASLRPDQVIGLVLLDPADEGVGALFSPAFRAAEQISISITRVLARTGRLQRSYGWLVEAMPAADVREDLQREGFTPAMVDTHAAQARTFLDELAAWVDDPPELGQIPVSIISGRRTGDGMNARLRAAVNAAHAARASSSPGGRYVLALNSGHYVLTTDPDLVAQEIRRFVTAG
- a CDS encoding aminotransferase class I/II-fold pyridoxal phosphate-dependent enzyme; the encoded protein is MSDRFVSSRYRGMASTPMSSSVDRATRFDDVVNFSLGDPDLTTDPRIIDAAAADAHAGHTHYTDTFGDPELREEILAFYRQEYGYQPDPRELLVTTSGCHAMWLALESILDDGDEVVICEPYFTPYPHQIRLARGVPVVLSTLESEEFQVVPSRLEAVITPRTRAIILNTPANPTGSCLSRATKEAVARIAAEHDLIVIADEIYTLFSYGEEFEPFAMLPGMSERTITIGSFSKDFAMTGWRIGYVLAPPAVTMAMKDVNENNVFTAPSISQRAALHALRLREQIQPPMRALYRERLMHAYQRVCDMPGMSAIEPKGSIYLWVNITATGLSSDQVAERLFDEAHVLTIPGPAFGAGCEGYLRLAMTVGVEKIDEAFDRIARMDLFGGSPQR